A genome region from Funiculus sociatus GB2-C1 includes the following:
- a CDS encoding HNH endonuclease, which produces MSSWREIRQQALQRDHRTCQVCGKEHSGQVHHIIPKSKGGTDDLCNLITLCGRCHMVISPVHEWLITKLWKIPAEEISGVSQQVQNRIDEIIEAREQKLG; this is translated from the coding sequence ATGTCATCTTGGCGAGAAATTAGGCAACAAGCATTGCAAAGAGATCACCGCACCTGCCAAGTTTGCGGCAAAGAACACAGCGGACAAGTTCATCACATTATCCCTAAAAGCAAAGGTGGAACTGATGACTTGTGTAATTTGATAACACTTTGCGGCAGATGTCACATGGTAATTAGTCCAGTTCACGAATGGCTGATAACAAAGCTTTGGAAAATTCCGGCTGAGGAAATTAGTGGAGTAAGCCAACAGGTGCAAAATCGGATCGACGAAATAATAGAGGCTAGGGAGCAAAAACTGGGATAG
- the sufU gene encoding Fe-S cluster assembly sulfur transfer protein SufU, whose translation MTLGNLRDLYQQVILEHYKKPRHKGKTNPVHRYQKGHNPSCGDTIELTLHLNDAGNAIEEVKFEGEGCAIAMASADLMADALRGKSVGEALEMVERFQNMMKGQAEFPKEQRKLNVMQGVSQFPVRIKCANLTWHTLKAALELPNGNSGNGFISNEKEDA comes from the coding sequence ATGACTCTGGGCAACCTGCGCGACCTTTATCAACAGGTCATTCTCGAACACTACAAGAAGCCACGGCACAAAGGCAAAACTAATCCGGTGCATCGGTATCAGAAAGGACATAATCCTTCCTGTGGCGATACGATTGAGCTGACGTTGCATCTGAACGATGCAGGCAACGCCATAGAAGAAGTAAAGTTTGAAGGAGAAGGCTGCGCGATCGCTATGGCTTCTGCTGACTTGATGGCGGATGCCTTACGAGGAAAGAGTGTAGGCGAAGCGCTGGAAATGGTTGAACGCTTCCAAAACATGATGAAGGGGCAAGCTGAGTTTCCTAAAGAACAGCGAAAGCTAAACGTCATGCAAGGCGTTTCTCAGTTCCCAGTCAGAATCAAATGCGCTAACCTTACCTGGCATACTTTAAAAGCTGCCCTGGAATTGCCCAATGGCAATTCAGGGAATGGCTTTATCAGTAATGAAAAAGAAGACGCTTGA
- a CDS encoding Ycf51 family protein, with translation MITTAAFLNYAKWAGILTLACGVLAGLGFILQWGIRFRLVGITGFMGVLTGGLFALGLVPLTHAVVPGAVRYKLVYDTGGAQTVIKVPPEITETQLDATLRQAAANLFSYGRLGQINNQLTIRARTVIHPEAGVSKPLYLGEVKRSLVTRDDDQLAIKVYPENIAQLPKPNA, from the coding sequence ATGATAACGACTGCTGCTTTTTTAAACTATGCCAAGTGGGCGGGTATCCTCACCCTAGCCTGCGGTGTCTTGGCAGGATTGGGGTTTATTTTGCAATGGGGTATCCGGTTTCGCCTCGTGGGTATCACTGGCTTTATGGGCGTACTGACTGGTGGTTTGTTTGCCTTGGGTTTGGTGCCGTTAACCCACGCGGTAGTTCCGGGTGCGGTGCGCTATAAGCTGGTTTATGACACTGGGGGCGCGCAGACAGTAATCAAGGTTCCCCCGGAAATTACCGAAACACAATTGGACGCAACCCTGCGTCAAGCCGCCGCCAACTTGTTTTCTTATGGTCGTTTAGGTCAGATAAACAACCAACTCACTATTCGCGCACGCACCGTCATCCACCCAGAAGCAGGAGTTTCTAAACCGCTTTACTTGGGTGAGGTGAAGCGGAGTCTCGTCACCCGCGATGATGACCAGTTGGCTATTAAAGTTTATCCGGAAAATATCGCCCAACTGCCAAAACCCAACGCTTGA
- a CDS encoding iron-containing alcohol dehydrogenase family protein — MPNQSLPDLSTQTATSLFSLCVAPGRVLRGQKALSQAGEAIACLGHRPLIVGGDRTLAVTLPQLQAVLEQSSFATASYSPDCSEASLRSLRQAATDSQADLIIGIGGGKALDTAKLLAYQCGLPVVTIPTSAATCAAWTALSNVYSDTGAFLYDVSLDRCPDLLVLDYDLIQTAPQRTLVAGIGDALAKWYEASVSSGHSEQSLLIAAVQQARVLRDILFQKSAAALLEPGSEVWRDVVDATILLAGVIGGLGGAQCRTVAAHAVHNGLTHIPAAHGAIHGEKVAYGILAQLRLEEMVQGNQLAATARQQLLKFYAEIGLPQTLEDLGLGDITLAQLRQAAEIACAANSDIHRLPFKVVPDELMAAMVSTTIGHLSIANG; from the coding sequence ATGCCCAACCAATCTTTGCCAGATTTGTCTACTCAAACCGCTACTTCGTTGTTTTCACTCTGTGTGGCTCCCGGTCGGGTGCTGCGGGGTCAGAAAGCGCTCTCGCAAGCGGGAGAAGCGATCGCGTGTTTGGGGCATCGTCCCTTAATTGTGGGAGGCGATCGCACCCTTGCCGTCACACTGCCCCAATTGCAAGCCGTTCTAGAGCAATCAAGCTTTGCCACAGCATCTTATAGCCCAGATTGTAGCGAAGCCAGCTTGAGATCTCTGCGACAAGCAGCCACAGATTCTCAAGCCGATCTGATTATCGGCATCGGCGGCGGAAAAGCATTAGATACCGCCAAATTACTCGCTTATCAGTGCGGGTTGCCAGTAGTCACGATTCCTACCTCAGCAGCTACCTGCGCTGCTTGGACAGCCCTATCCAACGTTTATTCTGACACCGGAGCTTTTCTGTACGATGTCAGCCTCGACCGCTGTCCAGATTTGCTGGTGCTGGATTACGATTTGATTCAGACTGCGCCGCAACGCACCCTGGTAGCTGGTATTGGCGACGCTTTGGCAAAGTGGTACGAAGCTTCTGTGAGTAGTGGTCATTCTGAGCAAAGTTTGCTAATTGCCGCAGTCCAACAAGCGAGAGTCTTGCGGGATATCTTGTTTCAAAAGAGTGCGGCCGCTCTCCTTGAACCAGGTAGTGAAGTCTGGAGGGATGTTGTCGATGCCACAATTTTACTAGCTGGGGTAATTGGTGGATTGGGCGGCGCTCAGTGTCGTACAGTGGCGGCTCATGCAGTACACAATGGTTTGACTCACATCCCAGCAGCTCATGGTGCCATACATGGGGAAAAAGTCGCTTATGGTATTCTCGCACAGCTGCGTTTGGAAGAAATGGTACAAGGCAACCAATTAGCTGCTACAGCCAGACAACAGTTATTAAAGTTTTACGCTGAGATTGGACTTCCTCAAACTTTGGAGGATCTGGGTTTGGGTGACATCACTTTAGCTCAGTTGCGGCAAGCGGCTGAAATTGCCTGCGCTGCTAATTCTGATATCCATCGGCTACCCTTTAAGGTTGTGCCTGACGAACTGATGGCGGCAATGGTTTCTACGACAATTGGTCATTTGTCAATAGCTAATGGCTAA
- a CDS encoding aspartate aminotransferase produces the protein MTLDWISPADRLQALPPYVFARLDELKARAREQGLDLIDLGMGNPDGPAPQPVIEAAIAALHNPANHGYPPFEGTSSFRRAITNWYRRRYDVDLDPDSEALPLLGSKEGLTHLALAYINPGDLVLVPSPAYPAHFRGPAIAGGKIHQLILKPENDWVIDIGAIPDSVAEQAKILYFNYPSNPTGATAPREFFKDIVAFAKKYKILLVHDLCYAELAFDGYQPTSLLEIPGGKDIGVEFHTMSKTYNMAGWRVGFVVGNRHIIQGLRTLKTNLDYGIFAALQTAAQTALELPDEYVNQVCDRYRRRRDFLIQGLGELGWNIPKPKATMYLWVPCPVGMGSTDFALSVLQQTGVVVTPGNAFGAGGEGYVRVSLIAECDRLGEALRRFKEANIRYQP, from the coding sequence ATGACGTTAGATTGGATTAGCCCAGCCGACAGGCTGCAAGCCCTGCCGCCCTATGTATTTGCCCGCCTGGATGAACTGAAAGCTAGGGCGCGGGAGCAGGGGTTGGATTTAATTGATTTGGGAATGGGGAATCCAGATGGGCCTGCGCCGCAGCCAGTGATAGAGGCAGCGATCGCAGCTTTGCACAACCCCGCAAATCACGGCTATCCCCCGTTTGAAGGTACTAGCAGTTTCCGTCGCGCTATCACTAACTGGTATCGTCGTCGTTATGATGTTGACCTCGATCCGGATAGCGAAGCTTTGCCGCTATTGGGTTCTAAGGAAGGGTTGACTCATTTGGCGCTTGCTTATATCAATCCGGGAGATTTGGTTTTAGTACCTTCTCCGGCTTATCCGGCTCATTTTCGGGGGCCAGCGATCGCAGGCGGCAAAATTCACCAGCTGATTTTAAAACCAGAAAATGACTGGGTAATCGATATCGGTGCGATTCCAGATTCTGTAGCAGAACAAGCTAAGATTCTCTATTTCAATTATCCCAGTAACCCCACTGGCGCAACAGCACCCCGTGAATTTTTCAAAGATATTGTTGCCTTTGCTAAAAAGTACAAAATTTTACTCGTGCATGACTTGTGCTATGCAGAGTTAGCCTTTGATGGTTATCAGCCGACTAGCTTGTTAGAAATTCCCGGGGGCAAAGATATCGGTGTCGAGTTTCACACCATGTCAAAAACTTATAACATGGCTGGCTGGCGCGTGGGTTTTGTGGTGGGAAATAGACATATTATTCAAGGCTTGCGGACGCTGAAAACTAATCTGGATTATGGCATTTTTGCCGCTTTGCAAACTGCTGCCCAAACAGCGTTGGAATTGCCAGATGAATATGTGAATCAGGTATGCGATCGCTATCGTCGTCGCCGCGATTTTCTAATTCAAGGTTTGGGCGAATTGGGTTGGAATATTCCCAAACCAAAAGCCACAATGTATCTCTGGGTTCCATGTCCGGTGGGAATGGGTTCCACAGATTTTGCCTTGTCAGTGTTGCAGCAAACTGGTGTGGTTGTAACGCCGGGGAATGCTTTTGGGGCTGGGGGTGAAGGTTACGTGCGAGTAAGTTTGATTGCGGAATGCGATCGCTTGGGTGAAGCCTTGCGCCGCTTTAAAGAAGCGAATATCCGCTATCAGCCGTAA
- a CDS encoding ABC transporter ATP-binding protein gives MYLQINNLHKHFNTKQGNLVVLKDINMTIKEGEFICSVGASGSGKSTLLRQIAGLDTPTTGEVKIDGVRVAGPGPDRGMVFQHYTLYPWMNVQENTEFGLKLQGISKKERRDRASYYLNIVGLTEFARSLPKELSGGMKQRVAIARALASEPKVLLMDEPFGALDIHTKESMQQFMLELWERNRLTVFMITHDVEEAVFLSNRIYALSARPGTVSKEIPIELPNRTHAVKRHSIFHDYKDELMNLLRRNSLEAVAA, from the coding sequence ATGTACTTGCAAATCAATAATCTGCACAAGCACTTTAATACAAAACAGGGAAATTTAGTTGTCCTCAAGGACATTAATATGACGATTAAGGAAGGCGAATTTATTTGTTCTGTGGGAGCATCTGGATCTGGTAAGTCCACGCTGCTACGGCAGATTGCCGGACTGGATACCCCCACAACAGGGGAAGTTAAGATTGATGGTGTGCGCGTCGCTGGGCCAGGGCCGGATCGGGGGATGGTGTTTCAGCACTACACGCTTTACCCCTGGATGAACGTGCAGGAAAATACAGAATTTGGACTAAAACTTCAGGGAATATCAAAAAAGGAACGACGCGATCGCGCCAGTTACTATCTGAATATAGTCGGGTTGACGGAATTTGCTAGATCGCTGCCCAAAGAGCTATCCGGCGGAATGAAGCAACGAGTAGCCATCGCCCGCGCCCTTGCTTCGGAACCTAAAGTGCTGTTGATGGATGAACCTTTTGGTGCATTGGACATTCACACTAAAGAATCTATGCAACAGTTTATGCTGGAACTTTGGGAACGCAATCGTCTCACGGTTTTCATGATCACCCATGATGTAGAAGAGGCAGTTTTCCTTTCTAACCGAATCTACGCCCTGAGTGCGCGTCCCGGTACGGTGAGCAAAGAAATCCCCATCGAATTGCCCAATCGCACCCATGCTGTGAAGCGCCACTCTATTTTCCACGATTACAAGGATGAATTGATGAACTTGCTGCGGAGAAATTCCTTGGAGGCGGTGGCTGCATAG
- a CDS encoding ABC transporter permease, protein MSQSPKSHESSTESKMLPSTVFWRIGEDIPKPLNTALIATSIALPLLLWWLVTMFGNIDPKFLPSPAQVMAAFGRLWSTRELLKDTVASLWRVGVGFLLAAIFSIPVGVLMGSFPSIRALLEPLFGLMRYMPAPAFIPLFILYLGIGEAPKITLIFIGVFFFNSLMVMDTVKFVPKELIEATYTLGGNRWQTLFQVIFPHVLPGIMDACRINLAAAWQLVIVSELIAATEGLGRRISVAGRFLNTDEIFVGLIVIGVIGLSFDLLFQYLMRVSCKWASQKR, encoded by the coding sequence ATGAGTCAAAGCCCTAAATCGCACGAGTCTTCCACCGAATCAAAAATGTTGCCTTCCACGGTTTTCTGGCGCATTGGCGAAGACATTCCCAAACCTCTGAATACAGCATTGATCGCCACTTCCATTGCACTACCCCTACTACTGTGGTGGCTGGTGACAATGTTCGGGAACATCGATCCCAAATTTTTGCCCTCTCCTGCCCAAGTTATGGCGGCATTTGGACGGCTGTGGAGTACCCGCGAACTCCTCAAAGACACAGTGGCTAGCTTGTGGCGGGTTGGTGTTGGGTTTTTGCTGGCGGCAATTTTTTCCATCCCCGTTGGAGTCCTGATGGGCAGTTTTCCCAGTATTCGGGCATTACTGGAACCGCTGTTCGGGTTGATGCGCTATATGCCTGCGCCGGCTTTCATTCCTCTTTTCATCCTCTACCTAGGCATCGGGGAAGCACCGAAAATTACCCTGATCTTCATCGGTGTCTTTTTCTTCAATTCCCTGATGGTGATGGATACTGTGAAATTCGTGCCTAAAGAATTGATTGAAGCTACCTACACGCTGGGGGGGAACCGTTGGCAGACGTTGTTTCAGGTAATTTTTCCGCACGTCTTGCCCGGAATCATGGATGCCTGTCGAATTAACTTGGCAGCGGCTTGGCAATTGGTGATTGTCTCAGAATTGATTGCCGCAACGGAGGGGTTGGGCCGTCGGATCAGCGTTGCTGGTAGGTTTCTCAACACTGATGAGATTTTTGTCGGGCTAATTGTAATCGGGGTTATCGGGCTGTCATTCGACCTGTTATTCCAGTACCTAATGCGGGTTTCTTGTAAGTGGGCAAGCCAAAAACGATAG
- a CDS encoding ABC transporter substrate-binding protein, which produces MKRRSLLSCFALFLISLSLAVGCTNPAVYITTTTDTTSSAVAADSENAGVARLGFSAWPGWFPWQIAYDQKIFDAKQVGVELKWFDGYLESINTLSAEQIDANSQTLNDTLSAVSGGADQVVVLVNDNSTGNDKVIVRGGINSIADLKGKKVAAEEGAVDHFLLLLGLRKAGLTQKDIEFVPLETGKAASAFVGGQVDAVAVFAPFTTQALKLAGSKELFSSKDFPGAIPDHLVVTHKFADEHPERVQALVDAWFATLDYMKKNPDKAIAIMANRAGVSVDEYKEYAQGTRIFSVEDNLKAFQPGNDMTSLMFASQEMTKFLEEVGLAKTQPDLRKLFDDRFIKAYAQKTMKA; this is translated from the coding sequence ATGAAAAGGCGATCGCTACTGTCCTGTTTTGCTCTCTTTTTAATTAGTTTAAGTCTTGCCGTGGGTTGCACTAATCCCGCAGTTTACATTACCACCACTACCGATACTACTTCCTCCGCAGTGGCGGCTGACTCAGAGAATGCAGGTGTGGCGCGTTTGGGATTCAGTGCATGGCCCGGCTGGTTTCCCTGGCAGATTGCCTACGACCAGAAGATATTCGATGCTAAGCAGGTGGGAGTGGAGCTGAAATGGTTTGATGGCTATTTGGAATCCATCAACACCTTGAGTGCAGAGCAAATCGATGCTAATAGCCAAACCCTAAACGATACCCTTAGCGCGGTATCGGGGGGCGCAGATCAGGTTGTAGTGCTAGTGAACGACAACTCCACAGGCAATGACAAGGTAATCGTCCGGGGAGGCATCAACTCCATTGCCGACCTGAAGGGCAAAAAAGTCGCAGCTGAAGAAGGTGCCGTCGATCACTTCCTCCTGCTGCTGGGACTGAGGAAAGCAGGCTTAACTCAGAAAGATATTGAATTCGTCCCTCTGGAAACAGGGAAAGCAGCATCAGCATTCGTAGGCGGACAAGTTGATGCGGTAGCAGTATTTGCTCCCTTCACAACCCAAGCGCTGAAACTCGCAGGCAGTAAGGAACTTTTCAGTTCCAAAGACTTTCCAGGGGCAATTCCCGACCATTTGGTAGTCACTCACAAATTTGCAGACGAACACCCAGAACGAGTACAGGCATTGGTCGATGCTTGGTTTGCCACCCTGGACTACATGAAGAAAAACCCAGACAAAGCGATCGCAATCATGGCAAATCGGGCGGGAGTCAGCGTTGACGAATACAAAGAGTACGCCCAAGGCACCAGGATCTTCTCAGTGGAGGATAACCTGAAAGCCTTTCAACCGGGCAACGATATGACCTCCCTGATGTTTGCATCTCAGGAAATGACTAAATTTTTGGAAGAAGTGGGTCTAGCGAAGACACAACCAGACCTCAGAAAGCTATTCGATGACCGCTTCATCAAGGCCTATGCCCAAAAAACCATGAAAGCATAG
- the hypB gene encoding hydrogenase nickel incorporation protein HypB: MHQTFDAALGINLLHANQKGAEHNRAHFDKWGITCFNIMSSPGAGKTVLLEQTLAALKDKLKIAVIEGDMTTELDADRLRQYGVPVFAINTGRSCHLDSKMVAGGIHQLEHQYNPSDFDLVLVENVGNLVCPAEFEVGEHAKIALLSITEGEDKPLKYPVMFQEADCLLITKMDLAPYLEVDINRIAANVRQMNPYATIIPVSAKTGEGLDVWFDWVKSQVASQNQPLLDAAIASR, from the coding sequence ATGCACCAAACATTTGACGCGGCATTAGGGATTAACTTGCTCCATGCTAATCAGAAAGGAGCAGAACATAACCGGGCGCATTTCGACAAGTGGGGGATTACTTGTTTCAATATTATGAGTAGTCCCGGCGCTGGGAAAACAGTGCTGCTGGAACAGACTCTCGCTGCTTTGAAAGATAAGTTAAAAATCGCCGTAATAGAAGGCGACATGACTACAGAATTAGATGCAGATAGGTTGCGACAGTATGGAGTACCTGTGTTTGCAATTAATACAGGTCGTTCCTGCCATTTAGATTCAAAAATGGTCGCTGGGGGAATCCATCAACTGGAACATCAATACAACCCTTCAGACTTCGATTTAGTGCTGGTGGAAAATGTCGGCAATTTAGTTTGTCCTGCGGAATTTGAAGTTGGAGAACACGCAAAGATTGCTCTGCTTAGTATTACTGAAGGAGAAGATAAGCCGCTTAAGTATCCAGTAATGTTTCAAGAGGCGGATTGCTTGCTGATTACCAAAATGGATTTGGCTCCTTATCTGGAAGTTGATATTAATCGGATTGCCGCTAATGTCCGCCAGATGAATCCTTATGCCACAATTATTCCCGTTTCTGCGAAGACAGGCGAGGGATTAGACGTTTGGTTTGATTGGGTAAAGTCACAGGTAGCATCTCAGAATCAACCGCTACTAGATGCAGCGATCGCTAGCAGATAA
- the hypA gene encoding hydrogenase maturation nickel metallochaperone HypA, producing MHETDMTKALIFTVKDWWQSQPERPQISRIHLIVGKFTCVEPVSLQFAFEVQTHNTFLEGVELVIQEKPLIAFCHPCQQEYNPEIGLQYSCPQCHSPMEDIRSGRELKIDRIEYSFDEANKEAYAPNI from the coding sequence TTGCACGAAACTGACATGACAAAGGCGCTCATTTTTACAGTAAAAGACTGGTGGCAATCCCAGCCTGAGCGCCCACAAATTTCCCGAATTCACCTGATTGTTGGTAAGTTCACTTGCGTGGAGCCTGTAAGTCTGCAATTTGCTTTTGAGGTACAGACGCACAACACTTTTTTAGAAGGAGTTGAGTTGGTAATTCAAGAAAAGCCCTTAATTGCCTTCTGTCATCCTTGCCAACAGGAATATAACCCTGAAATTGGGTTGCAATACTCTTGTCCTCAGTGTCACTCGCCGATGGAGGATATTCGCTCAGGACGAGAATTGAAAATTGATCGAATTGAATATAGTTTCGACGAGGCAAATAAAGAAGCTTATGCACCAAACATTTGA
- the speB gene encoding agmatinase, which translates to MTEERDRPLSESLDSHSQEPPSEAERALEKEARLPLTGWQQEVSRGLDLGLEGADSIRDRSIPTFSRGELPHYAGINTFLKAPYLEDVKKVGEYNVAVVGVPHDSGTTYRPGTRFGPQGIRRISALYTPYSFELGVDLREQITLCDVGDIFTIPANNEKSFDQISKGIAHIFSSGAFPIILGGDHSIGYPTVRGICRHLGDKKVGIIHFDRHVDTQETDLDERMHTCPWFHATNIKNAPPKNLVQLGIGGWQVPREGVKFYRERASNILTVTDITEKGLDYAVDFALERALDGTDCVYISFDIDCIDAGFVPGTGWPEPGGLLPREALYMLGKIVQRAPICGLEVVEVSPPYDISDMTALMAARVICDTMGHLVVSGQLPRKEKPAYIHEEAEPELVAEWR; encoded by the coding sequence ATGACTGAAGAACGCGATCGCCCCCTTTCTGAGAGTTTAGATTCTCACTCCCAAGAGCCTCCTAGTGAAGCTGAACGAGCTTTGGAAAAAGAAGCGCGACTGCCTTTGACTGGTTGGCAACAGGAGGTTTCCAGAGGATTAGACTTAGGGTTAGAAGGAGCAGACAGTATACGCGATCGCTCCATTCCCACTTTCTCACGCGGCGAATTACCCCACTACGCCGGGATTAACACCTTCTTAAAAGCGCCCTATTTAGAAGATGTAAAAAAAGTTGGAGAATACAATGTTGCGGTTGTCGGCGTACCTCATGATTCCGGTACTACCTATCGACCAGGAACTCGTTTTGGCCCCCAAGGAATTCGGCGCATTTCCGCACTTTATACTCCCTATAGCTTTGAATTAGGCGTAGATTTGCGAGAGCAAATCACCCTGTGCGATGTTGGGGATATTTTCACGATTCCTGCTAATAACGAAAAGTCCTTTGACCAAATTTCTAAAGGTATTGCTCATATCTTTAGTTCTGGTGCCTTCCCGATAATTTTAGGCGGAGATCATTCCATTGGTTATCCGACAGTGCGCGGAATATGTCGTCACTTAGGTGACAAAAAAGTGGGAATTATTCACTTTGACCGCCACGTAGATACCCAAGAAACCGACCTGGATGAACGGATGCACACCTGTCCCTGGTTTCATGCCACCAACATCAAGAATGCACCTCCAAAAAACTTAGTTCAATTGGGGATTGGTGGTTGGCAAGTTCCGCGTGAAGGCGTGAAATTTTATCGAGAACGAGCAAGTAATATCCTGACGGTTACAGATATTACAGAAAAGGGTCTGGATTACGCTGTAGACTTTGCTTTAGAAAGAGCATTAGACGGCACAGATTGCGTTTATATCAGCTTTGATATTGACTGCATTGATGCAGGTTTCGTACCTGGAACAGGATGGCCTGAACCCGGCGGGTTATTACCCCGTGAAGCTCTCTATATGTTGGGCAAAATTGTTCAACGCGCACCTATCTGCGGACTGGAAGTTGTGGAAGTTTCTCCTCCCTACGATATAAGCGATATGACTGCATTAATGGCAGCTCGTGTAATTTGCGACACGATGGGACATTTGGTAGTTTCAGGTCAGCTACCAAGAAAAGAAAAACCAGCTTACATTCACGAAGAAGCTGAGCCAGAATTAGTTGCAGAGTGGAGATAA